The Urocitellus parryii isolate mUroPar1 chromosome 13, mUroPar1.hap1, whole genome shotgun sequence genome has a window encoding:
- the LOC144250014 gene encoding sperm motility kinase 2B-like, which translates to MCSKRSQTSVVLQGSSSSDETAFTDRYEVLRAIGHGGFSQVKLARHLLTGVEVAVKVLSKKKENFSGHSEANVMMDLEHPNVIQLFQVIETGQHIYIVMEHADGGQLHDYIKSGGMQEEEARRLFRQIVCAVGHCHKKDIAHRDLKVENIMLDARGNIKLLDFGISMKFRPGQKLSGFQGTLPYVAPEIIQRQEYEGPLVDAWSLGVILFYMLSGRRPFRKIFPWDLARQIVEARYHIPDHVPTQARRLIRKMLNKNPAHRPSVEEILQHPWLKEGEEYSAHQFTEPQPKRPDPALMTILFDMGYNPYRIWVSLANRKFDDSMATYLILQHQVSQGFKIQVKPGCQRVWPHLQPTDHSNFPDLPKKCSSEPVLHTFPLSCEHQLPEEAKQPGNKGIRRFSLTLTDLHYLCASQHDSGSHMPNSSTIFIRDVSAADGSNFSQDTSRGQPQDNNKAWKRVTRRIAACFQQLCCCMPCVSRTVAPIQGGSKRGRFKNRVVPM; encoded by the coding sequence ATGTGTAGCAAGAGGAGTCAGACTAGTGTAGTGTTGCAGGGGTCCAGCTCCTCTGATGAGACGGCCTTCACGGACCGTTATGAGGTTCTGAGGGCCATTGGACATGGTGGGTTTTCCCAGGTAAAACTAGCCCGCCATCTCCTCACTGGGGTGGAGGTGGCGGTGAAAgtcctttcaaagaaaaaagagaacttCTCGGGACACTCTGAAGCAAATGTCATGATGGACCTGGAACATCCCAATGTGATCCAGCTATTTCAGGTTATTGAAACTGGTCAACATATTTACATTGTGATGGAGCATGCAGATGGGGGACAGCTACATGACTACATAAAGTCAGGTGGCATGCAGGAAGAAGAGGCCCGAAGACTATTCAGGCAGATTGTGTGTGCGGTGGGCCATTGCCACAAGAAAGACATCGCACACCGAGACCTGAAGGTTGAGAACATCATGCTGGATGCCAGAGGCAACATCAAACTCCTTGACTTTGGCATAAGCATGAAATTCAGACCTGGGCAGAAACTCAGTGGGTTCCAAGGCACTCTCCCTTATGTTGCCCCTGAAATCATCCAGCGGCAAGAATATGAGGGCCCCCTGGTGGATGCCTGGAGCCTAGGTGTCATTCTGTTTTATATGTTGTCAGGGAGACGCCCATTTAGGAAGATCTTCCCCTGGGACCTGGCAAGGCAGATTGTGGAGGCAAGGTACCACATTCCTGATCATGTTCCCACCCAAGCAAGAAGACTCATCCGTAAAATGCTGAACAAGAACCCTGCACATCGGCCCTCAGTAGAGGAGATCCTTCAGCACCCATGGCTGAAGGAAGGTGAAGAGTATTCTGCCCATCAatttactgagccacaacccaaacgCCCAGACCCAGCACTAATGACAATTCTGTTTGACATGGGTTATAACCCATACAGGATCTGGGTGTCCCTAGCCAATAGAAAGTTTGATGATTCCATGGCCACATACCTGATTCTCCAGCACCAGGTGAGCCAAGGCTTCAAGATCCAGGTGAAGCCTGGGTGTCAGAGGGTTTGGCCTCACCTACAACCCACGGATCATTCCAATTTCCCTGACCTTCCCAAGAAGTGTTCTAGTGAGCCTGTACTCCACACCTTCCCCTTGTCCTGTGAGCATCAGCTGCCTGAGGAAGCCAAGCAGCCAGGAAACAAGGGCATCAGAAGATTCAGCCTGACTCTCACTGATCTCCACTACCTATGTGCCTCCCAGCATGACTCTGGGTCCCACATGCCCAACTCCAGTACAATCTTCATTAGGGATGTCTCAGCAGCAGATGGCAGCAATTTCTCCCAAGATACCTCCAGAGGGCAACCCCAGGACAACAACAAAGCATGGAAGAGGGTGACCAGGAGGATCGCTGCCTGCTTTCAACAACTGTGTTGTTGCATGCCCTGTGTCAGCAGAACAGTGGCTCCCATCCAAGGAGGGTCAAAACGTGGGAGATTCAAAAACAGAGTAGTACCAATGTAA